The following proteins come from a genomic window of Nicotiana tomentosiformis chromosome 12, ASM39032v3, whole genome shotgun sequence:
- the LOC104098250 gene encoding uncharacterized protein gives MNGVVEEANKNIKRILRKIVDNHRQCHEELRFSLLGYRTSMRTSTGETPYMLVYGIEAVIPVEVEIPSLKVIQEAKLDDAEWIRVRQEQILLTDEKIMDTVCHGQLYQNRMASAFNKRVKPRQFTLGQLVLKKIFPHQEEAKGKFAPNWQVHFVVHRALSGGSLILAEMDKRVSTKPINTDAITRYYA, from the coding sequence ATGAATGGGGTAGTCGAGGAagctaacaagaatatcaagaggattttgcgaaagatagtggacaatcacagacAATGTCACGAGGAGTTACGTTTCTCTCTATTAGGTTACCGGACTAGTATGAGAACATCTACTGGGGAAACtccatacatgttggtatacgGCATCGAAGCGGTGATACCCGTAGAAGTCGAAATACCGTCCTTAAAAGTCATTCAAGAAGCAAAATTggatgatgcagaatggatacgggTCAGGCAAGAACAGATCTTGCTCACTGATGAGAAAATAATGGATACAGTATGTCATGGACAGCTATACCAGAATAGGATGGCTAGTGCATTTAACAAAAGAGTGAAGCCTCGCCAATTCACGCTGGGGCAGTTGGTTCTAAAGAAAATCTTTCCCCATCAAGAAGAAGCTAAAGGGAAGTTTGCACCAAACTGGCAAGTTCATTTTGTGGTCCACAGAGCACTGTCTGGTGGATCTCTAATCTTAGCAGAAATGGATAAAAGAGTCAGCACGAAGCCAATCAACACTGACGCAATCACGAGATACTATGCCTGA